The window tgcaacagactaacaagGCTTCCCTTCTGGGATTAATGCACTAAAGTAAGCTTCTAGTCGGCCTTGCTTGTTACTATGTTAGCCTATGCAGGTTAATTGTATTAGATCGCACAAGGTGTTCACCCCGAGGGGTCAGAGGAAGCATAGCCCGGCTCCTCCGCCTGGAGGATTCCGCGACGCGTCGTCTCTATATGGTGAAGGCTACGAGCACGGACGGGCCCGGGCCACCTGTTGCCCCTCCTTCTCGGGGAGACGGGTCCACCTCCTCTCCCAGCCTTCCCGCGACCCTATAGGGGGCCAGAGTCTCACGCACGCCTGGCCTGACCCGGCCCATCCCGCCTGGAGGCGGCGGCTAGGCTTCGAGCGAGCCGCTTTGCAGACACAATCcagccttctcagcagtggctacTGCTGCAGCTCTTGCAAAGCTGGAAGCTGCTGTTTCACTCGGCTGGTGCTGACTGCGGAGCGGCGTCGGTGGCGCCGGTGCTCCATCTGTCGCCCCAGCTGCGGCGACTCGGGAGAAGCTTGTGGATGTGGGCAGGTAGCAGAACGCAGCCCTCTGGCAGCGGGCTCGGAAAAAGCTGAGCGGAGTGCCACGGCATGAGAGGTGCTACGGAGAAGTGGCGTGGTACCAATGTGCCTTTGGACGAATTCAGTTGCCTGCGGATCATGAGCACAAAAGAGAATTGGGGGAAATAGAGCGGGGAGCTCTGAGATTCATAGAGAAGGAATGTGATTTAGAATCTGTTGTCAGCACTGAAGGAGCTGTTATTGCGTCTAGTGGGGCCCTTCCATCTGCAGGGGAACTGAAATCCCCTAACAGGGCTGAGGAGGCAGGAGGCACTGTCAAGTCCTCAGAGAGCAAAAGGGAGTTGAAGTGAGGAGCCTTGAGTAGGACAGAAAGCTGTGGTTGTCCCTAAGGAGGTGGAACAGAACAGGGCGAAGTGACTTTATTGATTTCTGCTGCAGGAACTTCAGATCTTTTTATCATGGATGTCAGTGAAGCCTGCATCTCACTGTTTGTGATGGCAGTTACAATGATGGTCACGGCTGGATGCAGGCAACTGGTCAGGCAGTCTCATAAGCCAAATATCATCTGCTTCTTCCTTGAGTTAACTGGAATCTTCCAGATCTGTGCCTGTACTCATGAGATTTGTCTACTGGCTGATTTGCCACCCAAACCTCATGTGGCACTTGCCCTCACTTATGTTTTCACTGCTCTTCATGGTTTGACTTTGCCTGGCAGCACCAACAACCCCTCCAGCAGCTTTCAACTTCTCTGCAAGGGTAGGATCACAGCCAAGACCTGGTGGCTACAGACTTCAGCTCAGTTCACTGGAGCAGTATTGGCTCATCTTTACATCAAATTAATCTGGATGTTGGGGATGACATCAGTGCACTTAAAGACAGCAGCAGAGAATTGTAGTACCCCAATTCAAACTACCTTAGCAAAAGCTTTCGTCCTAGAACTCCTGTTCTCTTTATTGCTCCACCTGACCTTACAGACCTTTGAATCAATGAATCCCAacacaaaggtccatctagttgcCATGCTGATTACCATTATGGTATATGAAGGTTTGTTATCCTCTTCCCTCTTTTGTTATTATCTCAGGCTGTAAATAGGCTTTGAATGTTAAGTATTGCCTTACAAAATTGGTTTTACACTGCTTATCTACACTGAACTTTATTGCCTGTAATAATCTCCTGCAAAGG of the Lacerta agilis isolate rLacAgi1 chromosome 4, rLacAgi1.pri, whole genome shotgun sequence genome contains:
- the AQP11 gene encoding aquaporin-11 isoform X2, which translates into the protein MDVSEACISLFVMAVTMMVTAGCRQLVRQSHKPNIICFFLELTGIFQICACTHEICLLADLPPKPHVALALTYVFTALHGLTLPGSTNNPSSSFQLLCKGRITAKTWWLQTSAQFTGAVLAHLYIKLIWMLGMTSVHLKTAAENCSTPIQTTLAKAFVLELLFSLLLHLTLQTFESMNPNTKVHLVAMLITIMVYEGGHLTGAIFNPALAFSLHISCFAQPDKFWNYLLVYWVAPCIGSVLVFLFWDEILPLLHRQG